The sequence CCGCGGCCGTGCCCAGGATGCGGATGGGCACCGTGGCGTGGATGGGGCGCTCCGGGTCGAGCTTGTAGAGGTCTGCGTGGACGAATACGCGCTTCAAGGGGTGGACCTGGAGGTCCTTGACCAAAGCACGGATGCCGTCGATGCGCGCGTCGCCGGACCGAAGGCGAAGGAACACGTTGCGCTGGGCGGGGGTCGAGAGCGCCTTGGCCAGGTCCTGCTCCCGGAAGGTGATCATCACCGGCTCCAGGGTCGGGCCGTAGACCACGCCGGGAACCTTGCCCGCGGCCCGCGACTTCCGGGCCGCCCCCTTTCCCGCGGTCGCCTTGGCCTCTACCGCGAACTCGACTTCGGTGCGCATGGCAACATCCTTTCTCGAATCGCTCAAAAGGTGGATCTTGTCGTAGACGATCTTAGACGAAGAGCGAGCTCACCGAGCCGCACTCGGTGATCCGGCGGATGGCCTCCGCCAGGAGCGGCGCCACGGTGAGCGCCCGAATCTTTCCGCACCCTGCGGCTTCCTGCCCCAGGGGAACAGTATCGGTCGTGATGAGCTCCTCGAGGGGAGAGT is a genomic window of Thermodesulfobacteriota bacterium containing:
- a CDS encoding 50S ribosomal protein L25, which produces MRTEVEFAVEAKATAGKGAARKSRAAGKVPGVVYGPTLEPVMITFREQDLAKALSTPAQRNVFLRLRSGDARIDGIRALVKDLQVHPLKRVFVHADLYKLDPERPIHATVPIRILGTAAGVKLGGILQVVRRELRVVCLPDHLPESVEVDVTNLMPGHSIHVSDLPVPEGVQVLTGSKLAVCAVIAPSSTVEEAAAAAAPAGEAAPAAE